A portion of the Simkania negevensis Z genome contains these proteins:
- a CDS encoding alpha/beta hydrolase: protein MSVHPTFEEMVKITKEAKNPPVQRQSLAELRRGPHLIKPLAGEPPPVPRILNHMIESGERQLILRMYYPKDKEKLPILLYFHPGCFVKGDIEAHDIVCRQLTLASECIVASINYSLAPEHKFPAAIEDGYAALDFLAKHAQEVQADGRLAIGGENAGANIAAALTHRLRDERGFELDFQVLIYPQLDLTLSHPSINKYGKGYLLEKEALEWYRSRYLPLQIQPSDPRVSPLFQPKFEGLPPALIITAEFDPLKDEGELYAEKLKRAGVPTTLTCYAGMLHGFFQMGGVIDEGQQAIHQVGDALKQVFF from the coding sequence ATGTCGGTTCATCCAACATTTGAAGAGATGGTCAAAATCACAAAGGAGGCAAAAAACCCTCCAGTGCAGCGGCAAAGCTTAGCAGAGCTGCGCCGTGGGCCACATCTTATCAAACCGTTGGCAGGAGAACCCCCTCCTGTACCGCGTATCTTAAACCACATGATTGAAAGTGGCGAGAGGCAACTTATCTTACGCATGTACTATCCCAAAGATAAAGAAAAGCTGCCGATTCTTCTCTATTTTCATCCTGGTTGCTTTGTCAAAGGAGACATTGAAGCACATGACATCGTCTGTCGACAGCTTACCCTTGCAAGTGAATGCATTGTCGCTTCGATCAATTACTCACTTGCCCCTGAACACAAGTTTCCAGCGGCTATTGAAGATGGGTATGCGGCTCTTGATTTTCTTGCAAAACATGCGCAAGAAGTGCAAGCAGATGGCCGCCTTGCGATTGGAGGAGAAAACGCTGGCGCAAATATTGCAGCTGCATTAACGCACCGCTTGAGAGATGAAAGGGGATTTGAGTTAGATTTCCAAGTTTTGATTTATCCCCAATTAGATCTCACTTTATCTCATCCGTCGATCAACAAATATGGGAAGGGCTACCTTCTTGAAAAAGAAGCTCTCGAGTGGTACCGCTCCCGTTACCTTCCTCTCCAAATTCAGCCGAGTGATCCTCGCGTTTCGCCTCTTTTTCAACCGAAGTTTGAAGGACTTCCTCCTGCGCTCATTATCACAGCTGAATTTGATCCATTGAAAGATGAAGGGGAACTTTACGCAGAAAAGCTAAAGCGAGCAGGTGTCCCAACAACCTTGACATGTTATGCTGGAATGTTGCATGGGTTCTTTCAAATGGGTGGTGTCATCGATGAAGGGCAACAGGCCATTCACCAAGTAGGTGATGCCCTAAAACAGGTGTTTTTTTAA
- the aroC gene encoding chorismate synthase, translating to MGSNTFGQLFRITTWGESHGKGIGVVIDGCPANLPLNDEDINRELEKRQPGKTPYTSPRGEKDEAVIYSGVFEGKTTGAPLSIIIHNKDADSSKYEPIKDLMRPGHANFTYLEKYGIFDYRGGGRSSARETACRVAAGAVAKKILAHFDIKLTAFICEIDGIAMKEPDFSSLEALRDKTYASPIFCPDETAAAAMMKAILEAKEAKDSLGGIIECAAINLPVGLGDPVYEKLEANLAKGMLSIPATKGFEIGSGFAAARMKGSEHNDAFITDDAGNIKTETNYAGGTLGGISTGMPLLFRVAFKPTSSIEKKQKTVDTEGRKKEFELPKGSRHDPCVTIRAVPIVEAMAALILTDAILINRAAKL from the coding sequence GTGGGAAGTAATACATTTGGACAACTTTTTCGCATCACAACGTGGGGAGAATCTCATGGTAAAGGGATTGGCGTTGTCATTGATGGATGTCCTGCAAATCTTCCCTTAAATGATGAAGACATCAACCGCGAGCTAGAAAAAAGACAGCCAGGAAAAACTCCCTATACTTCTCCTCGAGGAGAAAAAGATGAAGCCGTGATTTATTCTGGGGTTTTTGAAGGAAAAACAACGGGCGCTCCCCTTTCGATCATCATCCACAACAAAGATGCAGACTCGTCAAAATATGAACCGATTAAAGACCTCATGCGCCCAGGTCATGCAAACTTCACTTATCTGGAAAAGTACGGCATTTTTGATTACCGCGGTGGAGGACGCTCTTCTGCAAGAGAAACAGCTTGCCGCGTTGCGGCCGGAGCCGTTGCGAAGAAAATTCTCGCCCATTTCGATATCAAATTAACGGCATTCATTTGTGAAATTGACGGGATTGCGATGAAAGAGCCTGATTTCTCAAGTCTCGAGGCCTTACGTGACAAGACCTATGCAAGCCCCATCTTCTGCCCTGATGAGACAGCTGCTGCTGCCATGATGAAAGCCATTTTAGAAGCGAAAGAAGCTAAGGATTCGCTAGGTGGAATTATTGAATGCGCTGCGATCAATCTTCCCGTTGGGCTCGGCGATCCAGTCTATGAAAAACTCGAAGCAAACTTAGCCAAAGGAATGCTTTCCATTCCTGCGACGAAAGGGTTTGAAATTGGCTCTGGCTTTGCTGCAGCCCGCATGAAAGGATCGGAGCATAATGATGCTTTTATCACAGATGATGCGGGAAATATTAAAACAGAAACCAATTATGCTGGGGGAACCCTTGGCGGGATTTCAACAGGGATGCCTCTTCTGTTTCGAGTTGCTTTTAAGCCGACCTCAAGCATTGAAAAAAAGCAAAAGACGGTAGATACCGAGGGAAGGAAAAAAGAATTTGAATTGCCGAAAGGATCGCGTCACGATCCTTGTGTCACAATCCGCGCCGTTCCAATCGTTGAAGCGATGGCTGCGCTCATTCTCACCGATGCAATCCTCATCAACCGGGCTGCGAAGCTTTAA
- a CDS encoding shikimate kinase: MNILLFGIKGCGKTTFGKQIAKKLGRAFIDTDHLIEDLYRMHRGHRVPCREIFLEVGPAGFRALEYEVIQSLQDVQNSVIAVGGGAMIMIENVEALSKSSHMFYLVFEKEPLKKRVLSMQDLPVFLDPNNPESSFDRMYDERDEYYRKLGATEINVTGMKDADVVSAICEIFDEAVRKKGSRGK, translated from the coding sequence ATGAATATCTTACTTTTTGGGATTAAAGGATGTGGCAAAACGACATTTGGCAAGCAGATTGCGAAAAAGTTAGGTCGTGCCTTCATCGATACCGATCATCTCATCGAAGACCTTTACCGCATGCACCGTGGGCACCGGGTGCCTTGCCGTGAGATTTTTCTTGAAGTGGGACCTGCTGGTTTTCGTGCTCTTGAGTATGAAGTGATTCAATCTCTTCAAGATGTTCAAAATTCGGTCATTGCTGTTGGGGGTGGCGCCATGATCATGATAGAAAATGTCGAAGCCCTGAGTAAGAGCAGTCACATGTTCTATCTCGTTTTCGAAAAAGAGCCTCTCAAGAAACGGGTCCTTTCTATGCAAGACCTTCCAGTCTTTCTCGACCCAAACAATCCAGAGAGCTCCTTTGATCGCATGTATGATGAGCGAGATGAATACTATCGGAAACTTGGTGCAACTGAAATCAATGTGACCGGCATGAAAGATGCTGATGTTGTAAGTGCCATCTGCGAAATATTTGATGAAGCTGTAAGAAAAAAGGGCTCTCGTGGGAAGTAA
- the aroA gene encoding 3-phosphoshikimate 1-carboxyvinyltransferase, translating to MKHYRIKKSSLKGTLEIPTSKSHTLRAILFGMMGKGKTIVRKYLQSPDAVAMIEAIKNFGATVDMFSDRLEIGGVAGKLQPADDVVYSGNSGQVLRFIGALAGLLPTYTVLTGDRSIRHNRPVKPLLEGLQSLGVFAESMRLDGFAPILIKGPYNGGRATLEGQDSQPVSGLLIASCFAEGPTEIEVRNPGEKPWIDLTLHWFDTLKLPYQNNDYTLYHIPGGGGYDSFDYTVPGDFSSLAFPVVAALITDSDITIENVDMDDVQGDKKIIEVLIEMGAKIEINKEKRTLHVKKGSKLKGMTLDINDYIDAITILAVVGCYAEGTTEIKNAAIARTKECDRIRAIATELKKMGADIEEKEDGLVVRTSVLQGAIVETYHDHRMVMSLSVAALGAKGETQVMGVECVSKTYPTFADHFQLLGANLQEQA from the coding sequence ATGAAACACTACCGCATTAAGAAGAGTTCTCTCAAAGGGACACTTGAGATACCGACATCTAAGTCTCACACTTTGCGCGCTATTTTGTTTGGAATGATGGGGAAAGGGAAAACGATCGTGCGCAAGTATCTCCAATCCCCTGACGCCGTTGCGATGATTGAGGCAATCAAAAACTTTGGCGCAACTGTTGATATGTTTTCCGATCGGCTCGAGATCGGAGGTGTTGCAGGCAAATTGCAACCTGCAGATGACGTTGTATATTCGGGTAATTCAGGTCAAGTTCTCAGATTTATTGGAGCTTTGGCAGGTCTTCTTCCCACCTATACCGTTTTGACCGGAGATCGTTCTATTCGGCATAACCGCCCGGTAAAGCCCTTGCTTGAAGGACTCCAATCTCTTGGAGTGTTTGCCGAAAGTATGCGACTCGATGGATTTGCTCCGATTCTCATCAAGGGACCTTATAACGGGGGGCGAGCCACTTTAGAGGGGCAAGACTCTCAGCCAGTTTCAGGGCTACTCATTGCCAGCTGCTTTGCAGAAGGGCCAACTGAAATTGAAGTGAGGAATCCCGGAGAAAAACCGTGGATTGATCTCACCCTGCATTGGTTTGACACTCTCAAGCTTCCTTACCAAAATAACGATTACACTTTGTATCACATCCCTGGGGGTGGTGGATATGATAGCTTTGATTACACAGTTCCTGGTGATTTTAGCTCACTTGCCTTCCCTGTTGTTGCAGCGCTCATTACTGATTCTGACATTACCATTGAAAATGTTGATATGGACGATGTCCAGGGGGATAAAAAGATCATTGAAGTGCTGATTGAGATGGGCGCAAAAATTGAGATCAACAAAGAGAAAAGAACATTGCACGTCAAAAAAGGAAGCAAGCTTAAGGGGATGACGCTCGATATCAACGACTACATTGATGCCATTACAATTCTCGCTGTTGTAGGGTGCTATGCTGAAGGAACCACAGAAATCAAAAACGCTGCTATTGCTCGCACTAAAGAGTGTGACCGCATTCGTGCAATTGCAACCGAGCTGAAAAAGATGGGAGCTGATATAGAAGAAAAAGAGGATGGACTTGTGGTGCGGACCTCTGTATTGCAAGGAGCCATAGTTGAAACTTACCACGATCATCGCATGGTGATGTCTCTGAGTGTTGCTGCACTGGGAGCCAAAGGAGAAACACAGGTGATGGGTGTTGAATGTGTGAGCAAGACCTACCCAACTTTCGCCGATCACTTTCAACTTCTCGGGGCTAATTTACAGGAACAAGCATGA
- the aroB gene encoding 3-dehydroquinate synthase produces the protein MKDQITLKTKSKEFKTTISIGYDLLKNPLFLQLCQEQHSPFAIVTDDHVGKLYGQSLVDFLTAAGLDVTLHTFKAGEQSKSRSVKEHLEDELFHAGHGRGSTLIALGGGVTTDLVGYIAATFCRGVPYISIPTSLLGMVDASIGGKTGINVSFGKNLIGATYHPLAIFMDLSFLTTLSDDGIREGTAEILKHGLIEHSYLFEMLDEDLEKWTERDMPFFKKLVYESCQVKRKVVEADPYEKGMRRMLNFGHTIGHAIEVLEEYKMPHGEAVALGMVVESMISFKLGKISESEFDEIYNLIKVMGYRLSISEKVTERQMLHMMRFDKKAKKRTPRFVILDGIGKVESFKDTYCTVIDEDLLDETLGWMVAEFYKGDA, from the coding sequence ATGAAAGACCAAATCACACTTAAAACCAAATCCAAAGAGTTTAAAACGACTATCTCTATTGGTTATGATCTGCTAAAAAATCCTCTCTTTCTCCAGCTCTGTCAAGAGCAGCACTCTCCTTTTGCGATTGTCACAGATGATCACGTAGGCAAACTCTATGGTCAATCTCTTGTAGACTTTTTAACCGCAGCGGGACTCGATGTGACGTTGCACACATTTAAAGCAGGAGAACAAAGCAAAAGCCGCTCCGTTAAAGAGCATCTCGAAGATGAGCTCTTTCATGCAGGGCATGGGCGTGGCAGCACTTTAATTGCCTTGGGTGGCGGGGTGACAACAGACTTAGTTGGCTACATTGCTGCCACATTTTGTCGCGGAGTTCCTTACATTTCTATCCCAACATCGTTACTGGGAATGGTCGATGCCAGCATTGGTGGAAAGACCGGTATTAACGTTTCATTTGGGAAAAATCTTATTGGGGCGACTTATCACCCCCTTGCCATTTTCATGGATCTCTCTTTTTTAACTACTCTTTCCGATGACGGAATACGCGAAGGGACGGCAGAAATTTTGAAGCATGGGCTGATTGAACACAGTTATCTTTTCGAAATGCTCGATGAAGATCTCGAAAAGTGGACTGAACGGGACATGCCTTTCTTTAAAAAGCTCGTCTATGAAAGCTGCCAAGTCAAGCGAAAGGTTGTGGAAGCTGATCCCTATGAAAAAGGGATGCGCCGGATGCTCAATTTTGGTCATACGATTGGGCATGCAATTGAAGTTTTAGAAGAGTACAAGATGCCTCATGGTGAAGCAGTTGCTTTGGGGATGGTTGTCGAAAGCATGATTTCTTTTAAGCTTGGGAAAATTAGTGAGTCAGAATTCGATGAAATCTATAACCTCATTAAAGTGATGGGTTATCGCCTATCGATTTCAGAAAAAGTGACAGAAAGACAGATGCTCCACATGATGCGTTTTGATAAGAAGGCAAAAAAACGGACACCACGCTTTGTGATTTTAGATGGAATTGGAAAGGTTGAATCTTTTAAAGATACTTACTGCACAGTGATTGATGAAGATCTCCTAGATGAGACATTGGGTTGGATGGTTGCTGAATTTTATAAGGGAGACGCATGA
- a CDS encoding prephenate dehydratase, whose translation MKLVTLGPKGTFSHQASKKAHKNAEIVFADSIDAVFFRLGEKEIQEAVVPIQNNRSGFVEETVVNLMKYDFSIRGCLTEKITHFLAGKGKPEEAKSLLAHPHAFAQCKETLDALGVHCKVVETLSNGHSAMQLKLDQKGETIAIVSPLAAEIYKLPVLKEHIEDDPENATTFLIIGKEVKKATGNDCSAFLIFSDPLKAVENQIRALAKEKKCEVLKLENLLLQEGHTPLYFMEMTGHIFEEKVQEVIANLKQKFLLKHLGSYERPNHT comes from the coding sequence ATGAAGCTTGTCACTCTGGGACCGAAAGGAACCTTTTCGCATCAAGCGTCAAAAAAGGCGCATAAAAATGCCGAAATTGTTTTTGCAGATAGTATCGATGCGGTTTTCTTTCGGCTCGGAGAAAAAGAGATTCAGGAAGCTGTTGTCCCAATTCAAAATAACCGATCGGGATTTGTGGAAGAAACAGTGGTCAACCTCATGAAGTACGACTTTTCCATAAGGGGCTGTCTCACTGAAAAAATCACTCACTTCTTAGCGGGAAAAGGAAAGCCTGAGGAGGCGAAATCTCTTCTAGCTCATCCCCATGCTTTTGCGCAGTGTAAAGAGACCTTAGATGCGCTTGGAGTCCATTGCAAAGTGGTCGAAACTCTCAGCAATGGCCACTCGGCAATGCAACTGAAGTTGGATCAAAAAGGAGAAACGATTGCAATTGTCTCCCCTCTTGCTGCGGAAATCTACAAACTTCCTGTATTGAAAGAGCACATTGAAGATGATCCTGAAAATGCAACGACCTTTCTCATCATTGGAAAAGAAGTGAAGAAAGCTACAGGAAATGATTGTAGTGCTTTTCTCATTTTTAGTGATCCGCTTAAAGCTGTAGAAAACCAAATTCGCGCTTTAGCAAAAGAAAAAAAATGCGAAGTGTTAAAACTTGAAAATCTCCTTTTACAAGAAGGACATACTCCCTTATATTTTATGGAGATGACAGGGCATATCTTTGAAGAAAAAGTCCAAGAAGTTATCGCTAATTTGAAACAGAAATTTTTGCTCAAACATCTCGGCTCCTATGAAAGACCAAATCACACTTAA
- a CDS encoding chorismate mutase produces MELLELRTMLDSLNEEIISLLAKRRALTQQVAALKKREKLPVFDGNRERLQIQKVREIAERYAIDPDVVEKLFDIYVAYCRQEMAKEMT; encoded by the coding sequence ATGGAACTTTTAGAATTACGCACTATGCTTGATAGTTTAAACGAAGAGATCATCTCTTTACTTGCAAAACGGCGTGCATTGACTCAACAAGTTGCCGCTTTAAAGAAGAGAGAAAAACTTCCCGTTTTTGATGGGAATAGAGAAAGGCTTCAAATACAAAAAGTGCGTGAGATTGCAGAAAGATATGCAATCGATCCAGATGTGGTAGAGAAGCTTTTTGATATTTATGTTGCCTATTGCAGGCAAGAAATGGCTAAAGAAATGACTTAG
- the aroF gene encoding 3-deoxy-7-phosphoheptulonate synthase — protein sequence MLITLKKNASSDEVMKLRMLLDQAGMRHCVTRDRGSTVVGIENNLSEELMKELKAMPSIEKLTETTAPYKMASLAFKSEPTIIQVGDVLIGGSHVALIAGPCAIESEEQLIEVAEKLKASGVKILRASAFKPRTSPYSWQGLGLEGLKMHKRAQAKHGLLIESEVMDPRDVAIAAEHVDILRIGARNMQNFDLLKEVGKTDKPVILKRGMSATIEEWLMSAEYIMAHGNTQVILCERGIRTFEQATRNTLDLSSVAILRTLTHLPVIVDPSHAAGRGDIIPALSKAAVAVGADGLLIEVHPRPKQSACDARQALSPEEFENLSEEVKVIAKVTGRQV from the coding sequence ATGTTAATCACATTGAAGAAAAATGCCTCGTCTGATGAGGTGATGAAACTAAGAATGCTACTCGATCAGGCTGGCATGCGTCACTGCGTGACACGGGATCGAGGCAGTACTGTGGTGGGAATTGAAAACAATCTATCCGAGGAACTGATGAAGGAATTGAAGGCAATGCCTTCAATTGAAAAACTGACAGAAACGACAGCTCCCTACAAAATGGCAAGCTTGGCGTTCAAGTCAGAGCCTACGATTATTCAGGTCGGGGATGTGCTTATTGGGGGAAGCCATGTGGCATTGATTGCAGGACCGTGCGCCATTGAAAGTGAAGAGCAACTCATCGAAGTGGCTGAAAAGCTGAAAGCAAGCGGCGTAAAAATTTTGCGCGCATCGGCGTTCAAACCTCGCACGTCTCCTTACAGCTGGCAAGGATTGGGGCTTGAGGGGCTTAAGATGCATAAACGGGCGCAAGCAAAGCATGGACTGCTGATTGAATCAGAAGTGATGGATCCTCGTGATGTGGCGATTGCTGCAGAGCATGTCGATATTTTGCGGATTGGAGCACGCAACATGCAAAACTTCGATTTACTGAAAGAAGTGGGTAAGACAGATAAGCCTGTGATTTTGAAGCGGGGCATGTCAGCGACAATCGAAGAGTGGCTCATGAGCGCTGAGTACATTATGGCCCATGGCAACACCCAAGTGATTTTGTGTGAACGTGGCATTCGGACGTTTGAGCAAGCCACTCGAAATACTCTCGACTTAAGTAGTGTTGCGATTTTACGTACACTGACTCATTTGCCCGTGATCGTAGATCCGAGTCATGCTGCAGGACGTGGAGACATCATCCCTGCTCTGTCAAAAGCTGCTGTGGCTGTGGGAGCAGATGGTCTTTTGATAGAAGTTCATCCAAGGCCTAAACAGTCGGCATGTGATGCAAGACAAGCCCTTTCTCCTGAAGAGTTCGAAAATCTTTCGGAAGAGGTCAAAGTTATTGCCAAAGTAACCGGAAGACAGGTATAG
- a CDS encoding aminotransferase class IV — MSPMPFAYFKGKVVPLKDATLSIASHSLQYGSTCYAGLRGHVREGVVRIFRLKDHHARLMRSMQIMGWDFEISYEDFKCALQDLIHQNQPTGDFYIRPFVFSDTEMLQLNYRKLEFHLGIYMVPFGPLFDPERGLKMKISPWKKIADDAIPTKAKAGGCYLNSALATTDAIQSGYDEALMTNREGHIVEASAANLLLRYRDKIIVPPLEGVLDGITLRSVLELLEEEGIEVQVQSIDRSMVLSCDELLLTGTAAQITHVESVEGRLISEKRGPLCKHLQKRMERILNRQDPKSEEWVTDFQIGARNVNHIEEKCLV; from the coding sequence ATGAGTCCCATGCCATTCGCCTACTTTAAAGGCAAAGTGGTCCCGCTGAAAGATGCCACCCTATCCATTGCAAGCCACAGCCTGCAATACGGTTCAACGTGCTACGCAGGATTGCGTGGTCATGTTCGTGAGGGTGTTGTGCGCATTTTTCGCTTAAAGGACCATCATGCAAGACTCATGCGATCCATGCAGATCATGGGTTGGGATTTTGAAATTTCTTATGAAGATTTCAAATGTGCTCTCCAAGATTTGATTCATCAGAATCAGCCGACTGGTGATTTCTACATTCGTCCATTCGTTTTTTCTGATACGGAGATGCTCCAGCTCAACTACCGCAAGCTTGAGTTTCACTTAGGAATTTACATGGTCCCTTTCGGTCCATTGTTTGATCCTGAGCGTGGACTGAAGATGAAAATCTCCCCTTGGAAAAAGATTGCAGATGATGCAATCCCTACAAAGGCGAAAGCAGGCGGCTGTTACCTTAATTCTGCGTTGGCAACAACTGATGCTATTCAATCGGGCTACGATGAAGCCTTAATGACCAATCGAGAGGGGCACATTGTCGAAGCAAGTGCGGCCAATCTCCTTCTCAGGTACCGGGATAAGATTATTGTCCCCCCTCTTGAAGGTGTTTTGGATGGTATCACTCTTCGGAGTGTTTTGGAATTGCTCGAAGAGGAAGGAATTGAAGTTCAGGTGCAATCGATTGACCGGAGTATGGTTCTTTCGTGTGATGAATTGCTTCTCACAGGAACTGCAGCTCAGATCACCCATGTGGAGTCTGTGGAAGGACGTCTCATTTCAGAAAAACGAGGACCTCTGTGCAAACATCTGCAAAAGCGGATGGAGCGGATCCTCAATCGGCAAGACCCGAAATCGGAAGAGTGGGTCACCGATTTTCAAATAGGAGCAAGAAATGTTAATCACATTGAAGAAAAATGCCTCGTCTGA
- a CDS encoding prephenate dehydrogenase/arogenate dehydrogenase family protein, with translation MNINTIGIIGGKGKMGRLFEPIFKRYAKKVLLSDMTSNEKIAKESDVLVFTVPIASTIEVIESLLPLIRKDQLLLDFTSIKEKPCEAMLKSSASVIGMHPMFGPSVQTLEGQTVVLCPVRPDEWLDWIVDLLRKEKATVIQTTPEKHDRMMAVVQCLVHFTSLLFSKTMKEEGINPEELFQYASPVYRMQLYIAGRIANQSAELYRDIQFQNPAFEKTLENMTESFETMKSTILKHDGDKFEETFKEIQDFLGPEILDEGQTMTNMFIKLMRSSC, from the coding sequence ATGAACATCAATACAATTGGAATCATTGGGGGAAAGGGAAAAATGGGCCGTTTGTTCGAACCCATTTTTAAACGCTATGCAAAAAAAGTTCTTCTTTCAGATATGACTTCGAATGAAAAAATCGCAAAGGAGTCTGATGTCTTGGTTTTTACTGTTCCGATTGCAAGCACAATTGAGGTAATCGAGTCATTGCTTCCTCTCATTCGTAAGGACCAACTTTTGCTCGATTTCACTTCGATCAAAGAAAAGCCTTGTGAAGCGATGCTAAAATCTTCTGCGTCTGTCATAGGTATGCATCCGATGTTTGGGCCAAGCGTTCAGACGCTAGAGGGGCAAACAGTTGTTCTTTGCCCTGTGCGTCCAGATGAGTGGCTGGATTGGATTGTGGATTTGCTTCGGAAAGAAAAGGCAACAGTTATTCAAACCACACCAGAAAAACATGACCGGATGATGGCTGTTGTGCAGTGTTTGGTCCACTTCACATCTCTTCTCTTTTCAAAAACCATGAAAGAAGAGGGGATCAACCCCGAAGAGCTCTTTCAGTACGCCAGCCCGGTTTACCGGATGCAGCTTTACATTGCTGGAAGGATCGCAAACCAATCGGCTGAACTCTATCGGGACATTCAATTTCAAAATCCCGCATTTGAAAAGACCCTTGAAAACATGACTGAGTCTTTTGAGACGATGAAGTCCACAATCCTCAAACATGACGGCGATAAATTTGAAGAGACCTTCAAAGAAATCCAAGATTTTCTAGGACCAGAAATTCTAGATGAGGGGCAAACCATGACCAATATGTTCATCAAACTCATGAGGTCTTCATGCTAG
- the aroE gene encoding shikimate dehydrogenase, with protein sequence MLVIAIQGSFDAAKKAIEEANNKGEAIELRLDLLKDLEHVSKLKSLCKLPVIFTLRKKAQGGEFQGSEQEREAKLLELLTLKPDYVDLEFDVDPSFAKKVHQSFPDVAIICSYHDFDKTPDNLENVLTQMTQMRASIYKIATFANSSLDSLRMLSFILQKRREGISLAGMSMGPHGDITRILAPIVDSLLTYTSLSSEEKTAPGQVPVDTLEKIYRFSTLNQQTKVYALIGDPVEQSIGHFAHNTLFKKLKENAVYVKILVRSEEVGPFFQLLKTLPFHGFSVTMPLKEKVGEHLDHINPQAKKIGAINTLNLNEGRWEGFNTDASGALDAIEEKRQVAGKKVVILGAGGAARALAYETIERGGEVLIVNRTEEKAKKLARQLGCEGVALERWTKPSYDILMNTTPVGMTTKGLSLISEKALLKNAVVFDAIMYPKETPLLILAKNKGCQIVYGNEMFTRQAVKQAEIWLNRPLDTQDLLLTLEHLCHALEKS encoded by the coding sequence ATGCTAGTGATTGCGATTCAAGGTTCCTTTGATGCAGCCAAAAAGGCGATTGAAGAGGCCAACAATAAAGGAGAAGCTATTGAACTGCGTCTTGACCTTCTCAAAGATCTAGAGCATGTGAGTAAACTGAAAAGCCTCTGTAAACTTCCGGTGATTTTTACCTTACGCAAGAAGGCTCAAGGAGGGGAGTTTCAAGGAAGTGAACAAGAGCGGGAAGCAAAGCTCTTAGAGCTTTTGACTCTGAAACCTGACTACGTCGATTTAGAATTCGATGTAGATCCTAGCTTTGCCAAAAAGGTGCATCAGAGTTTTCCAGATGTTGCAATCATTTGTTCCTACCACGATTTTGACAAAACTCCAGACAATCTTGAAAATGTCCTTACGCAAATGACTCAAATGCGTGCTTCTATCTATAAAATCGCCACTTTTGCGAATTCTTCTCTCGATAGTTTGCGCATGCTCAGTTTCATTTTGCAAAAACGAAGAGAGGGGATTTCTCTTGCTGGGATGAGCATGGGTCCTCATGGAGATATCACGCGCATTTTAGCGCCTATTGTGGATAGTTTACTAACCTACACGTCTCTTTCAAGCGAAGAAAAAACAGCTCCTGGACAAGTCCCTGTTGACACTCTTGAAAAAATTTACCGCTTTTCAACGCTTAATCAACAAACGAAAGTGTATGCTCTGATTGGAGATCCCGTTGAGCAAAGCATCGGCCACTTCGCTCACAATACCCTATTTAAAAAGCTCAAAGAAAATGCTGTCTATGTCAAGATCTTGGTCCGGTCAGAAGAAGTAGGCCCCTTTTTTCAGCTTTTGAAAACACTCCCGTTCCACGGCTTTAGTGTCACTATGCCTCTTAAGGAAAAGGTGGGAGAGCATTTAGATCATATTAATCCACAGGCAAAAAAAATCGGCGCGATCAACACCCTAAATTTGAATGAGGGACGATGGGAAGGGTTCAATACAGATGCAAGTGGAGCGCTTGATGCTATCGAAGAAAAACGACAGGTGGCTGGAAAGAAAGTTGTCATCCTCGGCGCTGGAGGAGCTGCAAGGGCACTTGCCTATGAAACAATTGAACGGGGCGGAGAGGTCCTCATTGTGAATCGCACCGAAGAAAAAGCCAAGAAGTTGGCAAGGCAACTCGGATGCGAAGGAGTTGCGTTAGAAAGATGGACAAAACCTTCTTATGACATCTTGATGAATACAACACCTGTTGGAATGACCACGAAAGGCTTAAGCTTGATTTCTGAAAAGGCCCTTTTGAAAAACGCTGTTGTTTTTGACGCGATCATGTATCCAAAAGAGACGCCGCTTTTAATTTTAGCCAAAAACAAAGGATGCCAAATCGTCTATGGAAATGAAATGTTCACACGTCAAGCCGTGAAGCAAGCAGAAATTTGGCTTAACCGGCCTTTAGATACTCAAGACCTTCTTCTAACTCTTGAGCACCTTTGTCATGCATTAGAGAAGTCTTAA